The window AGAGAAATAATCATTCGTACCAACAATGACATTATTAATTGCCTGTGCTGACAATTCGATATTTTTATTTCTTCCCGCGACACTTGGATTAAATTTGGTCGTATAGGAAGCAACCACCACTTCACCTAAATGAGAAACATCCTCTGTCCTATACCCACTTTCGGTTACTGTTAAAGGTAATTCAACATTGCCACCCTTTTGAGAAGCCTCAATCACCATCTGAGTTAGCAAGACTTCCTCAAGAATCACTCTTGGCGTTCCTTTAATAATCTGACCATTTGCGTCAATCCGATCTGGGGTATTCCTAACATCATAACCAGGTGTAGTATCTGTTCCCTTAGCTAACTCCTTTGATATTTTTTCGATCTCCCTTTTATAATTATCATCATCTGTCCCAAAGCCCATTTCTTTCGGTACAAAAGTTTTGATATTACTTTTTGTATTCGGATCAACAACATTCACTACAATTTGCTTTGGTTCCTCATTTTTTGTCTTATTTTCCCCGGTTTGTTTCTCTTGATCGATTTGTTTTTCCAGATTAGCTACTTTTTTCTCCAATATTTTTTCTTTGGCAGTTTTTTCCGCACATCCAGTTAACGCTACTAAACTAGCTAATAAAATAATTGCCATAATCCATTTAAGCTTATTCATTTTTCCCCCAACCGGCTTCCCTTTTATTTTTACTGACACCCTTGTCCGATAAAAATAACAAAACATCATTCATAGGGAATCATTTCCATTTCCCATTTTATTCTGTTCTTAAATAAGGTATTCCTTCAAAAAATGAAAAACTTTTTAAATAATTTGAATTTTCTTAAAAAAATAAATTAAATGATTGTATATCGCTGCCATTCCTTTGGAAGAAGCGATTGATACTGATTTTGTAAAAATCTATCATCAACAAGAACAATTGTTCCACGATCAGCTTCCGATCGGATCAACCTTCCTCCAGCTTGTAACACCTTGTTCATCCCTGGATAAACATAAGCGTATTCATATCCATTTTTGCCTTTGAGAGAAAAATGATCCTTGATCAAATTTCTTTCAAAACAAAGCTGAGGCAACCCCACCCCGATAACAACCACACCATTTAATCGATCTCCAACTAAATCTATTCCTTCCGAAAAAACACCCCCAAGGACAGCGAAGGCAATTAATGTCTCTTTCGGATTAGGCTTAAAGGATTCTAAAAAATCTTCCCTTTCTTCTTCTTTCATTCTAGCTTCTTGAATAAGTGTATTTGTTTCTCCGTCAACATGTTTGAACTGCTCATAAACATCCATTAAATATTGATAAGAAGGGAAAAAGGTCAAATAATTCCCTGGTCTGTTTTTTATCAATGATTGTAACATGTTAACTATTGGGGTCTTTGTTCGATCTCGATCACGGTAGCGTGTGGACAATGGATTAATAAAGACGTCTACTTGTTGGGCTGAGAATGGTGAGGGAATGGACAGCAAAAAATCTTCCTCTTCACCTCCCAAAATATCTTGGTAATACGGGAGTGGCGCTAGTGTAGCAGAAAAGAAAACCTTTGAACGAAAACCTTTTCCCATTTGGTTAAGAAGTTTGGATGGGTCAATACAAAATAGTTTTAGTGTTAAGTCATTTTTATTTTTTTCAGCATAAACTGTATAATGTTCGTCCACTATCTCAATAATTTTCAAGAATTTTTGAACCATAAAATATACATCTAAAAGTGCTTTGATTGGATTATTTCCTATTAAAAGAACTTGTTCAGCAGTGTTGACAAAATGAGTGAGATGTTCGATAAACTCTACATTCAATTTATCTATGACAAACTCATGGTGATTGTCATTCTCTTTTTTTAAAGAAATGAACAATGAATTTATTTTACTAACTACGTGATAAAATTCTTTATTCACACCCTTGAATTCTTTTTTTAGTTGTAGGAAGATTTCTTTGTTTAACGGCGCTGAGAACATTTCCCGACCCCGATCAACAAGATTATGGGCCTCATCAACTAGTAAAGCTGTAGACTTCTTTTGATCCTCAAACAATCGTTTTAATGACACACGCGGGTCGAATATATAATTGTAATCACAAATGACCGTATCCACGGTATAAGCAAGGTCAATTGAAAATTCAAAGGGACAAACTGTGTGCTTACGGGCATAAATCTCAATTACTTCTCTTGTCAAACTCGCTTCTTTAGATAAAATATTCACGATTGCTTCATTGATTCGGTCATAATAGCCATTTGCAAACTCACAATAATCCTTCTGGCAGTTCGTTTCATCTTTAAAGCAAACCTTGTCCTTAGCGGTAATTGTTAAGGAATTCATACGAAGACCGCAGGAACGCATTCGATTCATTGCTTCTTCAGCTGCTTTTCTGGTTATCGTTTTAGCGGTGAGATAGAAAATCCGATTTAGGTGGCCTTCTCCCACTGCTTTAACTGAAGGAAATAACGTCGATATGGTCTTTCCAATCCCGGTGGGGGCTTTAACAAATAGACTTTTTTCGTCTAAAATAGACTTATATACAACTCCCGCTAATTTCCGCTGTCCGATGCGATACGAATCATACGGGAAAACCATCTCTTTAATTGATTCATTTCGTTTGAGTCTATGCTCCTGCAGCAACGACGCATACGGTGCATAGGTTTTTATTACGTCAATAATGAATGTTTCTAACTCAGAAAAAAAATAGTGCCTAATCATGGATCGTTTTGTTTCTGTCTCAACGTGAACATAAGTTAATTGAACAGATATTTCCTTCAATCCATGCTCGAATGCATACA of the Bacillus sp. 1NLA3E genome contains:
- a CDS encoding ATP-dependent DNA helicase — translated: MSVNIQISVRTLVEHVFRSGSIDTRFRSQSSLTEGTRIHQKIQKTYGVGDLKEVYLRAQIPYEALTFIIEGRCDGLLFRNESVIVDEIKSFSQPLEQLELDGYLVHWAQAKLYAYMYAFEHGLKEISVQLTYVHVETETKRSMIRHYFFSELETFIIDVIKTYAPYASLLQEHRLKRNESIKEMVFPYDSYRIGQRKLAGVVYKSILDEKSLFVKAPTGIGKTISTLFPSVKAVGEGHLNRIFYLTAKTITRKAAEEAMNRMRSCGLRMNSLTITAKDKVCFKDETNCQKDYCEFANGYYDRINEAIVNILSKEASLTREVIEIYARKHTVCPFEFSIDLAYTVDTVICDYNYIFDPRVSLKRLFEDQKKSTALLVDEAHNLVDRGREMFSAPLNKEIFLQLKKEFKGVNKEFYHVVSKINSLFISLKKENDNHHEFVIDKLNVEFIEHLTHFVNTAEQVLLIGNNPIKALLDVYFMVQKFLKIIEIVDEHYTVYAEKNKNDLTLKLFCIDPSKLLNQMGKGFRSKVFFSATLAPLPYYQDILGGEEEDFLLSIPSPFSAQQVDVFINPLSTRYRDRDRTKTPIVNMLQSLIKNRPGNYLTFFPSYQYLMDVYEQFKHVDGETNTLIQEARMKEEEREDFLESFKPNPKETLIAFAVLGGVFSEGIDLVGDRLNGVVVIGVGLPQLCFERNLIKDHFSLKGKNGYEYAYVYPGMNKVLQAGGRLIRSEADRGTIVLVDDRFLQNQYQSLLPKEWQRYTII
- a CDS encoding VanW family protein; this encodes MNKLKWIMAIILLASLVALTGCAEKTAKEKILEKKVANLEKQIDQEKQTGENKTKNEEPKQIVVNVVDPNTKSNIKTFVPKEMGFGTDDDNYKREIEKISKELAKGTDTTPGYDVRNTPDRIDANGQIIKGTPRVILEEVLLTQMVIEASQKGGNVELPLTVTESGYRTEDVSHLGEVVVASYTTKFNPSVAGRNKNIELSAQAINNVIVGTNDYFSFNTTVGPSDEAHGYQPAQEAVDGKLIMGIGGGICQTSSTLYNAVDQLGVNYIEKHHHSVNVGYVPSGRDATVSYGGVDFRFQNTAGAPFLLKTIFGNGTLTVEVRTSTQYQGVIKKSV